A window of Pedobacter lusitanus contains these coding sequences:
- the pgmB gene encoding beta-phosphoglucomutase has product MKHTTIACIFDLDGVLVDTAVYHYQAWKKLANSLGFDFSEAQNEQLKGVNRMRSLDMILNWGRVTKTAAEKEELATLKNSWYVDMINKMSVSEVLPGSLNLLKALKAQGIKIALGSASKNSGLILERTELAHFFDAIVDGNAVTTSKPDPEVFIKGAELLNAAAADCIVFEDAAAGVQAAIAADMAVIGIGTAANLPGADEYYKDLSAITVEGLINLVKSKHSVKG; this is encoded by the coding sequence ATGAAACATACAACTATAGCATGCATTTTTGATCTTGATGGAGTATTGGTAGATACTGCGGTTTATCATTATCAGGCATGGAAGAAACTGGCTAACTCATTAGGTTTTGATTTTAGTGAAGCACAGAACGAACAGCTGAAAGGTGTAAACCGGATGCGTTCTCTGGATATGATCTTAAACTGGGGTAGAGTAACAAAAACAGCCGCCGAAAAAGAAGAACTGGCTACACTTAAAAATAGCTGGTATGTGGATATGATTAATAAAATGTCGGTCTCTGAAGTATTACCCGGCTCGCTGAATCTGTTAAAGGCATTGAAAGCACAGGGAATTAAAATTGCTTTGGGGTCGGCAAGTAAAAATTCAGGACTCATCCTGGAAAGAACAGAGCTGGCACACTTTTTTGACGCAATTGTGGATGGTAATGCGGTTACAACTTCAAAACCGGATCCGGAAGTTTTCATTAAAGGGGCAGAGCTGTTAAATGCAGCTGCTGCTGATTGTATAGTTTTTGAAGATGCAGCTGCCGGTGTACAGGCAGCCATTGCAGCAGATATGGCGGTAATTGGTATAGGAACAGCGGCTAATTTGCCTGGGGCAGATGAGTATTATAAAGATCTTTCGGCAATTACTGTTGAAGGACTGATTAATTTAGTAAAGAGTAAGCATAGCGTAAAAGGATAG
- a CDS encoding glycoside hydrolase family 13 protein codes for MKKLLIVLFVLLAANTWAQSKPDRIEPMFWWAGMKNPKLQLLVHGQHIGAYSVRLNYPGVKLLKVHEVENPNYLFIDLEITADAKAGKFPIVFMDKWKKVAEYSYELKNRDLSPSRIQGVTDKDLIYLLMPDRFSNGDKSNDIVKGLAEHKLNRDSMYYRHGGDIQGVINHLDYLKALGVTTIWMTPEIENDMPLASYHGYAATDHYKIDPRYGTNELYKTYVDKVHAKGLKVIKDIVHNHIGTGHWIFKDMPMKDWVNQWPVYTQTSYRDEPVMDPHTSQADLKKQLDGWFVPTMPDLNEKNPYVQNYLTQNHIWWIEYAGIDGLRLDTYAYNDPAYMADWALKLKAEFPSLSIFGETLVNSVPAQAYFTQGNTANRGFDTHLPGVTDNVLKSAVYETLNGKSGWVDGVFRLYNVISQDFLYQDATRNVIYWDNHDMSRFYSMIQEDINKYKSGMALLLTMRGIPQLYYGTEILMKNYSAPDGLVRSDFPGGWAGDAKDKFTAAGRTPQENEAWNFVSKLALYRKNNPALQNGKMMQFVPEDGMYVYFRYLPEGNGKDVMVILNSEDKTKVLDTSRFAERMKNIHSAVNVISGEKLNTVKTINIPAKTTLVLELN; via the coding sequence ATGAAGAAACTATTAATTGTACTATTTGTTCTGTTAGCAGCAAATACATGGGCACAGTCTAAACCCGATCGTATAGAACCTATGTTCTGGTGGGCTGGAATGAAAAATCCAAAACTTCAGCTATTGGTTCATGGTCAGCATATCGGAGCATATAGTGTACGGCTGAATTATCCCGGGGTAAAGCTGCTTAAAGTTCATGAGGTGGAAAATCCAAATTACCTGTTTATTGATCTGGAGATTACTGCGGATGCTAAAGCTGGTAAGTTCCCGATTGTTTTTATGGATAAATGGAAGAAGGTTGCTGAATATAGTTATGAACTGAAGAACAGAGATCTTTCTCCTTCAAGAATTCAGGGAGTAACTGATAAAGATTTGATCTATCTGCTAATGCCTGACCGTTTTTCAAATGGTGATAAATCAAACGATATTGTCAAAGGGCTTGCTGAGCATAAACTGAATCGTGATTCTATGTATTACCGTCATGGCGGAGATATTCAAGGGGTAATTAATCACCTGGATTATCTGAAAGCATTGGGGGTAACGACTATCTGGATGACACCGGAAATCGAGAACGATATGCCACTGGCTTCTTACCACGGATACGCAGCAACAGATCATTATAAAATAGACCCGCGTTATGGGACTAATGAATTATATAAAACCTATGTAGACAAAGTACATGCTAAAGGGTTAAAAGTGATCAAAGATATAGTGCATAATCACATCGGTACAGGCCATTGGATTTTTAAAGATATGCCAATGAAAGACTGGGTGAATCAATGGCCGGTTTATACACAGACAAGCTACCGTGATGAGCCGGTAATGGACCCGCATACCTCACAGGCTGATCTGAAAAAACAACTGGATGGCTGGTTTGTACCAACCATGCCGGATCTGAATGAAAAAAATCCTTATGTACAAAATTACCTGACGCAAAATCATATCTGGTGGATTGAATATGCTGGTATTGATGGATTGAGGTTAGATACCTACGCTTATAATGATCCTGCTTACATGGCCGACTGGGCCTTGAAACTTAAAGCGGAATTTCCTTCTTTATCTATTTTCGGGGAAACACTGGTAAACTCTGTTCCTGCACAAGCTTATTTTACCCAGGGTAATACGGCAAACAGAGGTTTTGATACACATTTACCAGGGGTAACAGATAATGTACTGAAGAGTGCTGTTTATGAAACACTGAATGGTAAATCCGGATGGGTAGATGGGGTTTTCAGATTATATAATGTCATTTCACAGGATTTTCTCTATCAGGATGCAACAAGAAATGTTATCTATTGGGATAATCATGACATGAGCCGTTTTTATTCTATGATACAGGAAGATATCAATAAATATAAATCAGGAATGGCTCTGCTGCTTACGATGAGAGGTATCCCTCAGTTATATTATGGAACAGAAATCCTGATGAAAAATTATTCTGCTCCTGATGGACTGGTACGTTCTGATTTCCCGGGAGGATGGGCAGGTGATGCGAAAGATAAATTTACAGCTGCCGGCCGGACTCCTCAGGAAAATGAAGCATGGAACTTTGTGAGTAAACTGGCACTTTACAGAAAAAATAATCCTGCACTGCAAAATGGTAAGATGATGCAATTTGTTCCTGAAGATGGGATGTACGTTTATTTCAGGTATCTTCCAGAAGGAAATGGTAAAGATGTGATGGTGATCTTAAATAGTGAAGATAAAACTAAAGTACTGGACACCTCGCGATTTGCAGAAAGAATGAAAAATATACACTCGGCTGTGAATGTGATCAGCGGAGAAAAATTAAATACGGTAAAAACGATTAACATTCCAGCTAAAACAACACTGGTACTGGAGTTGAATTGA